A region from the Pirellulales bacterium genome encodes:
- a CDS encoding CPBP family intramembrane metalloprotease: MTTDPEPPTSDQPSSLPPLRREQSVPYALAFEGSLIGLALLLGYLLDWPPLEFCDLTLSGALTGLAATVPMLIVLAALLGLPWPPFRRLRAAWEESIAPVFHDWSPWEVASLALVAGVGEEMLFRGVIQAATAGWLGSLAGLAVASVLFGLPHAITFTYAVAATLLGAYLGWLFLSTGNLLAPIVAHAVYDFVALEYLIHASRRAGNQQKTAA, encoded by the coding sequence ATGACCACGGATCCCGAACCCCCGACTTCGGATCAGCCGTCGAGCTTGCCTCCGCTGCGGCGCGAACAATCGGTGCCTTATGCGTTGGCGTTCGAAGGGAGCTTGATCGGTCTGGCACTGTTGCTGGGCTACCTGCTCGATTGGCCGCCGCTGGAGTTCTGCGACTTGACGCTCTCCGGGGCACTGACGGGGCTCGCGGCGACGGTGCCGATGCTGATCGTGCTGGCGGCCCTGCTGGGTTTGCCCTGGCCGCCGTTTCGCCGGTTGCGGGCGGCCTGGGAAGAGTCGATCGCTCCGGTGTTTCACGACTGGTCGCCCTGGGAGGTGGCCAGCCTGGCGCTTGTGGCCGGGGTGGGCGAAGAGATGTTGTTTCGTGGCGTGATCCAGGCGGCCACGGCCGGTTGGCTTGGGTCGCTGGCCGGGCTGGCCGTGGCCAGCGTGCTGTTCGGCCTGCCGCACGCCATCACGTTCACGTATGCCGTCGCGGCCACTTTGTTGGGCGCCTATCTCGGGTGGCTGTTTCTCAGCACAGGGAATCTGCTTGCGCCGATCGTGGCCCATGCCGTGTACGACTTCGTGGCGC
- a CDS encoding recombinase RecA, protein MQANDRLSTGVPGLDEMLGGGLLPGTLTVAVGATGIGKTQLGLQFIQAGAAAEGRRGIVFDMTSRGDSQSHGEYAERMFGWRPQPAPAVASGERFDDAFFAPDAVHGDYLHVFEQSGRRVSRRDLEFEQWRSWKTELVQKLNATIAFLYGNFVQGVRRVVIDGIEPVAQPSDSIQLELFEYVYHQVLRKDPEWVARDLFREAYRRHAETAARHVYDPARIGCLMLYTSHASMLEQLIDTPLADSDILTNANTILYLGKLRTGDRLGRGLYVAKHRGSACSDAIAPYEITAGGLRVGA, encoded by the coding sequence ATGCAGGCGAACGATCGGCTCAGCACCGGCGTGCCCGGCCTCGATGAAATGCTTGGGGGCGGGTTGCTGCCGGGGACGTTGACCGTCGCCGTCGGCGCGACGGGCATCGGCAAGACGCAATTAGGGCTGCAATTCATTCAGGCCGGCGCGGCCGCCGAGGGACGCCGCGGCATCGTGTTCGATATGACCAGCCGCGGCGATTCGCAGAGCCATGGCGAATATGCCGAGCGGATGTTCGGCTGGCGCCCCCAACCGGCGCCGGCCGTCGCTTCGGGCGAGCGGTTCGACGACGCGTTTTTCGCGCCCGACGCCGTGCACGGCGACTATCTGCACGTGTTCGAGCAATCGGGACGGCGGGTCAGCCGTCGCGATCTGGAGTTCGAGCAGTGGCGCTCATGGAAGACCGAATTGGTCCAGAAGCTGAACGCCACGATCGCTTTTCTCTACGGCAACTTCGTCCAGGGTGTCCGCCGAGTGGTGATCGACGGCATCGAGCCGGTGGCGCAGCCGAGCGACTCGATCCAGTTGGAATTGTTCGAGTACGTCTATCACCAGGTGCTGCGCAAAGATCCCGAGTGGGTGGCGCGCGATTTGTTTCGCGAGGCATATCGCCGGCACGCCGAGACGGCCGCGCGGCACGTCTACGATCCGGCGCGGATCGGCTGCCTGATGCTCTACACGTCACACGCCTCGATGCTCGAGCAGCTGATCGACACACCCTTGGCCGACAGCGACATCCTGACCAACGCGAACACGATCCTCTACCTGGGCAAGCTGCGCACCGGCGATCGTCTCGGACGCGGCCTGTATGTGGCCAAACACCGCGGCAGCGCCTGCAGCGATGCAATCGCGCCCTACGAGATCACCGCCGGCGGCCTGCGCGTGGGCGCGTGA
- the eat gene encoding ethanolamine permease: MAANSVNDDGSLRKDLGPWMLWGLGVGYVISGEYFGWNLGLPLGGAYGLLLSFALVTLMYVAFVFSYAEMACAIPRAGGAFVYAARGLGPGWGYLAGLAQVIEFVFAPPAIALAIGAYVNTAWPAADPRMVAIGAYVLFTALNIWGVKQAARFELIVTLLAVGELLLFSGVVAPSFRWERFAANAWPHGLGGALRTIPFAIWFYLAIEGVANAAEEARNPQRDVALGFGSAMLTLVVLAAAVLFLCVGVDGWERVVYASDALSQVDGRVVVAPDAAQLDKPLPLALEQVVPPSHPLYRLLIGVGLLGLVASFNGILLVAGRAIFDMGRAEFLPGWLGRTHAETGTPVIALLVNLSLGILAIFFVDTAGLITLSALGALFLYIVSMAALVALRKREPELARPYRTPAYPLAPAIAGGLAVFCLATLLYFNFHVAQAPSILQRWLSGWFVALLALGGAHYLAFVRPRLDARALAHFHRKS; encoded by the coding sequence ATGGCTGCGAACTCGGTCAACGACGATGGCTCTTTGCGCAAAGACTTGGGCCCCTGGATGCTCTGGGGTCTCGGCGTGGGCTACGTGATTTCGGGCGAATACTTCGGCTGGAACTTGGGCCTCCCCTTAGGAGGCGCATACGGCCTGCTCTTGTCGTTTGCCCTCGTCACGCTGATGTACGTGGCGTTCGTCTTCAGCTACGCGGAAATGGCCTGCGCTATTCCGCGGGCGGGCGGAGCGTTTGTTTATGCGGCCCGTGGTCTCGGGCCCGGCTGGGGTTACCTGGCGGGACTGGCTCAGGTGATCGAGTTTGTCTTCGCACCGCCGGCGATCGCCTTGGCCATCGGGGCCTACGTGAACACGGCCTGGCCGGCGGCCGATCCACGCATGGTCGCGATTGGCGCCTACGTGCTGTTTACGGCGCTGAACATCTGGGGCGTTAAACAAGCTGCCCGGTTCGAACTGATCGTCACGCTGTTGGCCGTCGGCGAATTGCTCCTGTTCTCCGGCGTCGTCGCGCCTTCGTTTCGCTGGGAGCGCTTCGCCGCCAATGCCTGGCCCCATGGTCTGGGTGGCGCGCTGCGAACGATTCCCTTTGCGATCTGGTTCTACCTGGCGATCGAGGGCGTGGCTAACGCCGCCGAGGAGGCTCGTAATCCGCAGCGCGACGTGGCTCTCGGATTCGGCTCGGCCATGCTCACGCTCGTCGTCTTGGCCGCGGCGGTGCTGTTTCTCTGCGTGGGCGTCGACGGTTGGGAACGCGTCGTCTATGCCTCGGATGCGCTGAGCCAGGTGGATGGACGCGTGGTCGTTGCGCCCGACGCGGCGCAGCTGGACAAACCGTTGCCCTTGGCCCTCGAGCAAGTGGTGCCGCCCTCGCATCCGCTCTATCGCCTGCTGATCGGCGTGGGCCTCTTGGGTTTGGTCGCCTCTTTCAACGGTATTCTGCTGGTCGCGGGCAGGGCAATCTTCGACATGGGCCGTGCCGAGTTCTTGCCCGGCTGGCTCGGCCGCACACATGCCGAGACAGGGACACCCGTGATCGCGCTACTGGTGAACCTGTCGCTGGGCATCCTCGCCATCTTTTTCGTCGACACGGCCGGGCTGATCACGCTCTCGGCCTTGGGAGCGCTGTTTCTCTATATCGTGTCTATGGCCGCGCTGGTGGCGCTGCGCAAGCGCGAGCCCGAATTGGCACGGCCTTACCGCACGCCGGCCTACCCGCTGGCGCCGGCGATTGCCGGGGGGTTGGCGGTGTTTTGCCTGGCGACGCTGTTGTATTTCAATTTTCACGTCGCCCAGGCACCTTCCATCCTGCAGCGCTGGCTGAGCGGCTGGTTCGTCGCGCTGCTGGCCTTGGGTGGAGCTCACTATCTGGCGTTCGTCCGGCCGCGACTCGACGCGCGGGCCTTAGCGCATTTTCATCGCAAATCGTGA
- the ppdK gene encoding pyruvate, phosphate dikinase, with protein MAVAQQTEKYVFSFGRSRTDGAAEMRALLGGKGANLAEMAKIGLPVPAGFTIPTSVCTYYYDHDRSYPPNLRDLVADALARVEKEMGAEFGSTTNPLLLSCRSGARDSMPGMMDTVLNIGLNDQTVAALAKQSGNERFAWDSYRRFVQMFGDVVLDMKPKDKREIDPFEAILHHKKDKAGVKFDNELSAAQLKELVAEFKAAIKKGTGHDFPDDPLEQLWGAIGAVFKSWMNDRAIVYRRTYGIPHEWGTAVNVQAMVFGNLGDDCATGVAMTRDVALGTHGLNGDYLINAQGEDVVAGIRSPKKIEESLPKDMPAAYKQLEEIGRLLEKHYKEVQDIEFTVQRGTVWMLQTRNAKRTGFAAVRIAVDLVNEGLITVEEALNAKRIPADDLNQLLQPVFDPAAKRKAVAENRQLAKGVNAGPGAASGKICFHASDAEAQWLKNKDVQLILVRRETSPEDLRGMKIARGILTAFGGASSHAALVSRQMGKACVVGCEGLNIDYHAATLTVGSQVFREGDPISIDGFTGEVFAGNLETRPSEVLQVLFDKTLKPEESEVYQRYAQLMGWADKHRRLRIRTNADEPKQAAEAIAFGAEGIGLCRTEHMFFGHIDEFREMIMAETLPEREKALAKLLPFQREDFEGLFRAMAGKPVTIRLLDPPLHEFVPHEPKEQAALGAKLGKSAEWIAHRVHELHEFNPMLGHRGCRLGITYPEITRMQARAIFEAACAVSAAGIEVLPEVMVPLAGFSTEYKHQEKIVRETAELVFAEKKRKVDYKVGTMIEVPRATVCADQIAASAEFFSFGTNDLTQTTLGISRDDYASFINDYRELDIIGNDPFQTIDRDGVGSLMRIGVEKGRSVRPDLKIGICGEHGGDPASVVFCNELGLDYVSCSPFRVPIARLAAAQAALAGKKKS; from the coding sequence ATGGCCGTCGCTCAACAGACCGAGAAGTACGTGTTTTCGTTCGGCCGCAGCCGTACCGACGGTGCGGCCGAGATGCGAGCCCTGCTAGGCGGCAAGGGTGCGAACCTGGCCGAGATGGCCAAGATCGGGCTCCCGGTGCCGGCGGGCTTCACGATTCCCACGTCGGTCTGCACCTATTACTACGACCACGATCGCAGCTATCCGCCGAACTTGCGCGACCTGGTCGCCGATGCGCTGGCGCGCGTCGAGAAGGAGATGGGGGCCGAATTCGGCTCGACTACCAATCCCCTGCTGCTCTCCTGCCGCTCGGGCGCTCGCGACTCGATGCCCGGCATGATGGACACGGTCCTCAACATCGGCTTGAACGACCAGACCGTAGCGGCGCTGGCCAAGCAGTCGGGCAACGAACGCTTTGCTTGGGACAGCTACCGCCGGTTCGTGCAGATGTTCGGCGACGTCGTGCTCGACATGAAGCCGAAGGACAAACGCGAGATCGATCCGTTCGAAGCGATCCTGCACCACAAGAAGGACAAGGCCGGCGTCAAGTTCGACAACGAGTTGTCGGCCGCGCAGCTCAAAGAGCTCGTCGCCGAGTTCAAAGCCGCGATCAAGAAAGGCACCGGCCACGATTTTCCCGACGACCCGCTCGAACAGCTCTGGGGCGCCATCGGCGCCGTGTTCAAGAGCTGGATGAACGACCGGGCGATCGTCTATCGCCGCACGTATGGCATTCCGCACGAATGGGGGACAGCCGTCAATGTGCAGGCCATGGTCTTCGGCAACCTCGGCGACGACTGCGCCACGGGCGTGGCCATGACCCGCGACGTGGCCCTGGGCACGCACGGGCTGAACGGCGACTACCTGATCAACGCCCAGGGCGAGGACGTGGTCGCCGGGATTCGCTCGCCGAAAAAGATCGAAGAGTCGCTCCCCAAGGATATGCCCGCGGCCTACAAGCAGCTCGAAGAAATCGGCCGGCTGCTCGAGAAGCACTACAAGGAAGTTCAGGACATCGAGTTTACGGTGCAGCGCGGCACGGTCTGGATGCTGCAAACCCGCAACGCCAAGCGGACCGGGTTTGCGGCCGTGCGGATCGCGGTCGACCTGGTCAACGAAGGCCTGATCACCGTCGAAGAGGCACTGAATGCCAAGCGCATTCCGGCCGACGACCTGAACCAATTGCTGCAGCCCGTTTTCGATCCGGCCGCCAAGCGCAAGGCCGTGGCGGAAAACCGTCAACTGGCCAAGGGCGTGAACGCCGGTCCCGGCGCGGCGAGCGGCAAGATTTGCTTCCATGCGTCGGACGCCGAAGCCCAGTGGTTGAAGAACAAGGACGTGCAGTTGATTCTGGTCCGTCGCGAGACGAGCCCCGAAGACTTGCGCGGGATGAAGATTGCCCGCGGCATTCTCACGGCCTTCGGCGGCGCGAGCTCGCACGCGGCGCTGGTGAGCCGGCAAATGGGCAAGGCCTGCGTCGTGGGCTGCGAAGGGCTGAACATCGACTATCACGCGGCCACGCTGACCGTCGGCTCGCAAGTGTTCCGCGAAGGCGACCCGATCTCGATCGACGGTTTCACCGGCGAAGTGTTCGCGGGCAACCTCGAAACGCGCCCCAGCGAAGTGCTTCAGGTGCTGTTCGACAAGACGCTCAAGCCGGAAGAGTCCGAGGTCTACCAGCGTTATGCGCAGCTCATGGGCTGGGCCGACAAGCATCGCCGGCTGCGGATTCGCACCAACGCCGACGAGCCCAAACAGGCCGCCGAGGCAATCGCCTTCGGCGCCGAGGGCATCGGGCTGTGCCGTACCGAACACATGTTCTTCGGCCACATCGACGAGTTCCGCGAAATGATCATGGCCGAGACGCTGCCCGAACGCGAAAAGGCGCTAGCCAAGCTGCTGCCGTTCCAGCGCGAGGACTTCGAAGGCCTGTTCCGTGCCATGGCGGGCAAACCGGTCACGATTCGCCTGCTCGATCCGCCGCTGCACGAGTTCGTGCCGCACGAGCCGAAGGAGCAGGCGGCGCTGGGCGCAAAGCTCGGCAAGTCGGCCGAGTGGATCGCTCACCGAGTGCACGAGTTGCACGAGTTCAACCCGATGCTCGGCCACCGCGGCTGCCGCTTGGGAATCACCTATCCGGAAATCACCCGGATGCAGGCCCGGGCGATCTTCGAAGCGGCTTGCGCCGTGAGCGCCGCGGGCATCGAGGTCCTGCCCGAGGTGATGGTCCCCCTGGCCGGGTTCAGCACCGAGTACAAGCACCAGGAAAAGATCGTGCGTGAGACGGCCGAACTGGTGTTCGCCGAGAAGAAGCGCAAAGTCGACTACAAGGTTGGCACGATGATCGAGGTGCCCCGGGCGACCGTCTGTGCCGATCAGATCGCAGCTTCGGCCGAATTCTTCAGCTTTGGCACCAACGACTTGACGCAGACCACGCTCGGCATCAGTCGCGACGACTATGCGAGCTTCATCAACGACTACCGCGAGCTGGACATCATCGGCAACGATCCGTTCCAGACGATCGATCGAGACGGGGTGGGCAGCCTGATGCGGATCGGCGTCGAGAAGGGCCGCAGCGTGCGTCCCGACTTGAAGATCGGCATCTGCGGCGAACACGGCGGCGACCCGGCCAGCGTGGTCTTCTGCAACGAGCTCGGCCTCGACTACGTGAGCTGTTCGCCGTTCCGGGTACCGATCGCCCGCCTGGCCGCTGCCCAAGCGGCCCTGGCCGGCAAGAAGAAATCGTAG
- a CDS encoding cysteine desulfurase: protein MRLIYLDYNATTPVAPEVQEAMLPFLERHYGNPSSNHTLGRAAREAIEDARSRVAQLLGAERAEIVFTGGGTESNNLALKGVCLRGAAPSGRHLVISALEHPAVVEPARWLERLGVSVTVVPASRDGVISPEGVERALRPETVLVSVMHANNEIGTVQPIRALAERCRQRGVLVHTDAAQSVGKLAVRVEELGVDLLTVAGHKFYGPKGVGALYVRRGVELEPLLHGAGHEFGLRAGTENTAAIVGLGQAAALAMVHGEEQAKRIEPLRERLALQLREGTGGAIVVHGEATERLPNTLSVRFPYVSGATLLARANELCASTTAACHGQQSMSPTLAAIGLKPGEAQGTLRLSLGWSTTSDEVERAASLLLEAWEASR, encoded by the coding sequence GTGCGACTGATCTATCTGGACTACAACGCGACGACGCCCGTGGCGCCCGAGGTTCAGGAGGCGATGCTGCCGTTCCTGGAAAGGCACTACGGCAATCCATCGAGCAACCACACTCTTGGTCGGGCGGCGCGCGAAGCGATCGAAGATGCTCGTTCGCGCGTGGCCCAGTTGCTCGGCGCGGAGCGCGCGGAGATCGTCTTCACCGGCGGCGGGACCGAGAGCAACAATCTCGCTTTGAAGGGCGTGTGCTTGCGCGGCGCAGCGCCCAGCGGCCGCCACCTGGTGATTTCGGCGCTGGAGCATCCGGCCGTGGTCGAGCCGGCGCGCTGGCTCGAACGCTTGGGTGTGAGCGTCACCGTGGTGCCCGCCTCGCGCGACGGCGTGATCTCGCCCGAGGGTGTCGAACGCGCCCTGCGTCCGGAGACGGTGCTGGTCAGCGTGATGCACGCCAACAACGAAATCGGCACTGTGCAGCCGATTCGCGCGCTGGCCGAGCGGTGCCGCCAACGTGGCGTACTGGTGCATACCGACGCGGCGCAGTCGGTCGGCAAGCTCGCGGTGCGCGTCGAAGAACTGGGGGTCGATCTGCTGACCGTTGCCGGCCACAAGTTTTACGGTCCCAAGGGGGTCGGGGCGCTGTACGTGCGCCGCGGCGTCGAATTGGAACCGCTGCTGCACGGCGCGGGGCACGAATTCGGTCTCCGCGCCGGCACGGAGAACACCGCGGCGATCGTGGGGCTAGGCCAGGCTGCTGCGCTGGCTATGGTCCACGGCGAGGAGCAGGCCAAGCGCATCGAGCCGTTGCGCGAACGGCTCGCGTTGCAGTTGCGCGAGGGCACCGGTGGAGCGATCGTCGTTCACGGCGAAGCCACCGAGCGCTTGCCGAATACGCTGTCGGTGCGCTTCCCCTACGTTTCCGGCGCAACGCTGCTGGCGAGGGCCAACGAACTTTGCGCCTCGACCACGGCAGCCTGCCACGGCCAGCAATCCATGTCGCCGACCTTGGCAGCGATTGGGTTGAAGCCGGGCGAGGCTCAAGGGACCCTGCGCCTGAGCTTGGGGTGGTCGACCACCAGCGACGAAGTCGAGCGTGCGGCCAGCTTGTTGCTCGAGGCCTGGGAGGCGTCGCGATGA
- the lpxA gene encoding acyl-ACP--UDP-N-acetylglucosamine O-acyltransferase has protein sequence MQIHPLAVVSPFAQLGQGVSIGPYCVIEPDVTIGDSCQISARVSIKSGTVLGPNNTIAEGTVVGGAPQHLKAPERTGGVVIGTGNVIRENCTIHRALAEGRATRLGNHNLMMVNAHVAHDCAVGNNVVLANNVMLAGHVTVDDRAFISGAVGVHQFCRIGRCAMVGGQAHIIKDVAPYVTIDGASSMVVGLNLLGLRRAGFSDADITQLKQAYRLIYRSGLRWTEILEQLETQFATGPASAFHEFFRGTTRGCIHERRMPQRATIRLRRDTSNDKPAADETDHKHRRAA, from the coding sequence TTGCAAATCCACCCCTTGGCTGTGGTCAGCCCCTTCGCGCAATTGGGTCAAGGCGTTTCCATCGGTCCTTATTGTGTCATCGAGCCCGATGTCACGATCGGCGACAGTTGCCAGATCTCGGCGCGCGTCTCGATCAAGAGCGGCACGGTGCTGGGCCCGAACAACACGATCGCCGAAGGCACTGTCGTCGGCGGCGCGCCGCAGCACTTGAAGGCACCTGAGCGCACCGGCGGGGTCGTCATCGGCACCGGTAACGTCATCCGCGAGAACTGCACGATCCACCGCGCGCTGGCCGAAGGTCGCGCCACGCGCCTCGGCAATCACAACCTGATGATGGTCAACGCGCACGTCGCGCATGATTGCGCCGTGGGCAACAACGTCGTGCTGGCCAACAATGTCATGCTGGCCGGGCATGTGACGGTCGACGACCGGGCGTTCATTTCCGGCGCCGTCGGCGTGCATCAATTCTGCCGCATCGGCCGCTGCGCGATGGTCGGCGGACAGGCCCACATCATCAAGGACGTGGCGCCCTACGTGACGATCGACGGGGCCAGCAGCATGGTCGTAGGACTCAATCTGCTGGGGTTGCGACGGGCCGGCTTTAGCGATGCGGACATTACGCAGCTCAAGCAGGCCTATCGCTTGATCTATCGCAGCGGTCTGCGCTGGACGGAGATTCTCGAGCAGCTCGAGACCCAGTTCGCCACCGGGCCGGCCAGCGCGTTCCACGAATTCTTCCGCGGAACGACGCGCGGTTGCATCCACGAGCGCCGCATGCCGCAGCGCGCGACGATCCGCCTGCGCCGCGATACGTCCAACGACAAGCCTGCCGCGGACGAGACGGACCACAAACACCGCCGCGCGGCGTAG
- a CDS encoding tetratricopeptide repeat protein — MPTREELYDAADKLKDEDQLEAAIAKLNEALALDPSYALAHSALAVIYTRLKQHDVAIEHARKVCELEPNDPFSFTALSVTCQRGGLIPEAEDAMARARMLQQGIH; from the coding sequence ATGCCGACACGAGAAGAACTCTACGACGCCGCGGACAAGCTCAAGGACGAAGACCAACTCGAAGCGGCGATCGCCAAGCTGAACGAGGCGCTGGCGCTCGACCCGTCCTACGCGCTGGCACATTCGGCGTTGGCAGTCATCTACACACGGCTCAAGCAGCACGACGTGGCCATCGAACATGCCCGCAAGGTCTGCGAGCTAGAACCCAACGACCCGTTCAGCTTCACGGCGCTTAGCGTGACTTGCCAGCGCGGCGGGCTCATTCCCGAGGCCGAAGACGCGATGGCCCGTGCGCGGATGCTGCAGCAAGGCATTCACTAA
- a CDS encoding DUF3467 domain-containing protein, which translates to MSQGSENPEKTGEQGAAPQRVQVKVDDSHAIASYANFCRITGTPEEVIIDFGLNPQPFGPPADPVTISQRIVTNFYTAKRMYAALQLTLQRHEATFGVLETDVQKRVVGPARQQMGG; encoded by the coding sequence GTGAGCCAGGGCAGCGAAAACCCGGAAAAGACTGGCGAGCAAGGTGCGGCGCCGCAGCGCGTGCAGGTAAAGGTTGACGACTCGCATGCCATCGCGTCGTATGCCAACTTCTGCCGCATCACGGGCACTCCCGAAGAAGTGATCATCGACTTTGGCCTGAATCCGCAGCCGTTTGGCCCGCCGGCCGATCCCGTGACGATCAGCCAGCGAATCGTGACGAACTTTTACACGGCCAAGCGGATGTACGCCGCGTTGCAATTGACGCTGCAGCGTCACGAGGCGACGTTCGGCGTGCTGGAAACCGACGTGCAGAAGCGCGTGGTGGGCCCGGCCCGCCAGCAAATGGGCGGCTGA
- a CDS encoding D-TA family PLP-dependent enzyme, which produces MSSADVDGWYAVANADAIDSPALLFYPDRIEENLRRIAARTGGPQRVRLHIKTHKTAEIIALSQAAGFEKFKCATISEAELLARGNARDVLIGFTLVGPKVDRFARLVAAYPQARFSALVDDRQAMAQLAARLREVAGEVVARHPVEVLLDLDTGMHRSGIEPGEAAVRLYEQIAECPELAPGGLHVYDGHIRERDFSERCAHVAREFEPVDRLRAELGHRGLPCPRVVAGGTPTFPVHALRPDVECSPGTCVLWDESYTDKLPELDFLPAGLLLTRVISKPGQGRLCLDLGYKAVSPDHPDPRVRLLQIPDARMINHSEEHLAIATALADRFSVGDALYGVPWHVCPTVALHREAWIVRGGRAVERWTIAARDRMLSI; this is translated from the coding sequence ATGAGCTCCGCCGATGTCGACGGCTGGTATGCCGTCGCCAACGCCGATGCGATCGACTCGCCCGCCTTGCTGTTCTATCCCGATCGAATCGAGGAGAATCTACGGCGCATCGCGGCCCGCACGGGCGGTCCGCAGCGCGTCCGGCTGCACATCAAGACCCACAAGACGGCCGAGATCATCGCGCTGAGCCAGGCAGCAGGGTTCGAGAAGTTTAAGTGTGCGACGATCAGCGAGGCAGAACTGCTCGCCCGAGGTAATGCCCGGGATGTACTGATCGGGTTCACGCTGGTCGGCCCGAAAGTCGACCGCTTTGCCCGGCTCGTCGCGGCCTACCCTCAGGCGCGGTTCTCCGCGTTGGTCGATGATCGGCAGGCGATGGCGCAATTGGCCGCGCGGCTGCGCGAAGTCGCCGGCGAAGTGGTCGCGCGGCACCCCGTCGAAGTGCTCTTGGACCTTGATACCGGCATGCACCGCTCGGGCATTGAGCCCGGCGAGGCGGCGGTGCGGCTGTACGAGCAGATCGCCGAGTGTCCTGAATTGGCCCCGGGCGGGTTGCATGTTTACGACGGGCACATCCGCGAACGGGATTTCTCGGAGCGCTGCGCGCATGTGGCGCGCGAGTTCGAGCCGGTCGACCGCCTGCGCGCCGAGTTGGGGCACCGCGGACTTCCCTGTCCGCGAGTGGTTGCCGGCGGTACACCGACCTTTCCCGTGCATGCGTTGCGGCCCGATGTGGAGTGCAGCCCGGGCACCTGCGTGCTGTGGGACGAAAGCTACACGGACAAGCTGCCGGAGCTCGATTTTCTGCCGGCGGGCTTATTGCTCACGCGCGTGATCAGCAAGCCGGGGCAGGGGCGGCTGTGCCTCGACCTGGGCTACAAGGCCGTTTCGCCCGACCATCCCGATCCGCGCGTGCGCTTGCTGCAGATTCCCGACGCGCGGATGATCAATCACAGCGAAGAACATCTGGCAATTGCCACGGCGCTGGCCGATCGGTTTTCGGTGGGCGACGCGCTGTACGGGGTGCCGTGGCACGTTTGTCCTACCGTGGCGCTGCATCGCGAGGCCTGGATCGTGCGCGGCGGACGGGCCGTCGAACGCTGGACGATTGCCGCCCGCGACCGCATGCTCAGCATCTGA